In Macadamia integrifolia cultivar HAES 741 chromosome 12, SCU_Mint_v3, whole genome shotgun sequence, the following are encoded in one genomic region:
- the LOC122057409 gene encoding DNA (cytosine-5)-methyltransferase DRM2-like isoform X1 produces the protein MDWNDSSKSSDSLQWIGEDEEEVNSNTVPFHSSSNFNTHEASTSAGPHSSLFSYFVGMGFSKNMVVKAIKENGEGNTNAILETLLTYSMIEKSPSECELIPYDTDSSESKMDDLDQLSDISSCLGDEVGGWEQETIEHLSDREKKFLQLMDMGFPIDDASSALEKCGPDTSIMELMDFISAAQIGKIHNPQLHPILDENKPGSSNFHTTPDKKRKKLFEAEERWQKKVDSWRRRQKESYKERKKSLLHEDEETVRVPKPMKGFGLPNMQMTVFNRKIPSEAIGPPFFYFENVALAPKGVWDTISRFLYDIQPEFVDSVYFCAAARKRGYIHNLPIQNRFPLQPIPPLTIQDTFPLSKKWWPSWDKRTKFNCLNTCTASAKLTERIKKALESWDGEPHPKTQKYILFECKKWNLVWVGKNRAAPLDPEEIEVLMGFPKHHTRGGGTSRTERFRSLGNSFQVDTVAFHLSVLKKMFPHGISVLSLFSGIGGAEVALHRLGIPLKNVVSVEISNVNRNILQSWWDQTNQKGNLIHVADVQKLSIDRLEELIKSLGGFDLIIGGSPCNNLTGSNRVSRDGLQGEQSILFYEYFRVLNDVKFLMGKV, from the exons GACTGGAACGACAGCAGTAAATCAAGTGACAGTCTCCAATGGATTGgtgaagatgaagaggaagtCAACTCTAACACTGTTCCATTCCATTCATCTTCAAATTTTAATACTCATGAG GCAAGTACATCTGCAGGTCCTCACTCCAGTTTGTTCTCTTATTTTGTTGGAATGGGCTTCTCTAAAAACATGGTTGTTAAAGCTATCAAGGAGAATG GAGAAGGAAACACGAATGCTATACTGGAAACTCTTCTGACATACTCG ATGATTGAAAAATCTCCTTCTGAATGTGAACTTATACCATATGATACAGATTCTTCAGAAAGCAAAATGGATGATCTTGACCAACTATCAGATATAAGTAGTTGTCTTGGAGATGAG GTTGGGGGGTGGGAGCAGGAAACCATAGAGCATTTATCTGACAGGGAGAAGAAATTCCTGCAGTTAATGGATATGGGCTTCCCAATAGATGATGCATCCTCAGCTTTGGAAAAATGTG GTCCAGATACCtcaattatggaactaatggaCTTTATATCTGCTGCACAAATAGGAAAGATACACAATCCTCAACTACATCCAATTTTAGATGAAAATAAG CCAGGGTCAAGTAATTTTCACACTACTCCagacaagaaaaggaagaagctcTTTGAAGCAGAGGAGAGATGGCAAAAAAAAGTTGATTCATGGAGGAGGCGGCAAAAAGAATCAtataaagaaaggaagaaatcaTTGCTGcatgaagatgaagaaactGTTCGTGTACCAAAACCTATGAAAGGGTTCGGACTCCCAAATATGCAAATGACTGTGTTCAATAGGAAAATTCCCTCCGAAGCCATTGGgcctccctttttctattttgaaaatgtgGCTTTGGCTCCTAAAGGTGTCTGGGATACCATATCTCGCTTCTTATATGACATACAGCCTGAGTTTGTTGACTCGGTGTATTTCTGTGCCGCTGCAAGAAAAAGAGGTTACATTCACAACCTTCCCATTCAGAACAGATTTCCTCTCCAGCCTATTCCACCACTTACAATTCAAGATACATTTCCATTGAGCAAGAAGTGGTGGCCTTCATGGGACAAGAGAACTAAATTTAACTGTTTAAACACTTGCACTGCCAGTGCAAAACTGACAGAGAGGATAAAAAAGGCCCTTGAAAGTTGGGATGGGGAGCCACATCCAAAGACCCAAAAGTACATTCTTTTTGAATGTAAAAAGTGGAATTTAGTTTGGGTTGGCAAGAACAGAGCTGCCCCTCTTGATCCAGAGGAGATAGAGGTGCTCATGGGATTCCCTAAGCACCATACACGAGGGGGTGGCACCAGTAGGACTGAGAGATTTAGATCTCTTGGAAATTCATTTCAG GTAGACACTGTTGCTTTCCATCTCTCGGTCCTGAAGAAGATGTTTCCACATGGTATTTCAgtactttctctcttttctggtATTGGGGGTGCCGAGGTAGCTTTGCATCGGCTTGGAATCCCTCTGAAGAATGTTGTGTCAGTAGAGATTTCAAATGTTAATAGGAACATTCTTCAGAGCTGGTGGGACCAAACAAATCAAAAAGGAAATCTGATCCATGTTGCAGATGTACAAAAGTTGAGCATTGATAGGTTGGAGGAGTTGATCAAATCACTTGGTGGGTTTGACCTTATAATTGGTGGGAGCCCGTGTAACAATCTTACTGGGAGCAATAGGGTGAGCAGAGATGGGCTTCAGGGTGAGCAGTCTATTTTGTTCTATGAATATTTTCGTGTGTTAAATGATGTTAAGTTTTTGATGGGTAAAGTTTAA
- the LOC122057409 gene encoding DNA (cytosine-5)-methyltransferase DRM2-like isoform X4, with protein MDDLDQLSDISSCLGDEETIEHLSDREKKFLQLMDMGFPIDDASSALEKCGPDTSIMELMDFISAAQIGKIHNPQLHPILDENKPGSSNFHTTPDKKRKKLFEAEERWQKKVDSWRRRQKESYKERKKSLLHEDEETVRVPKPMKGFGLPNMQMTVFNRKIPSEAIGPPFFYFENVALAPKGVWDTISRFLYDIQPEFVDSVYFCAAARKRGYIHNLPIQNRFPLQPIPPLTIQDTFPLSKKWWPSWDKRTKFNCLNTCTASAKLTERIKKALESWDGEPHPKTQKYILFECKKWNLVWVGKNRAAPLDPEEIEVLMGFPKHHTRGGGTSRTERFRSLGNSFQVDTVAFHLSVLKKMFPHGISVLSLFSGIGGAEVALHRLGIPLKNVVSVEISNVNRNILQSWWDQTNQKGNLIHVADVQKLSIDRLEELIKSLGGFDLIIGGSPCNNLTGSNRVSRDGLQGEQSILFYEYFRVLNDVKFLMGKV; from the exons ATGGATGATCTTGACCAACTATCAGATATAAGTAGTTGTCTTGGAGATGAG GAAACCATAGAGCATTTATCTGACAGGGAGAAGAAATTCCTGCAGTTAATGGATATGGGCTTCCCAATAGATGATGCATCCTCAGCTTTGGAAAAATGTG GTCCAGATACCtcaattatggaactaatggaCTTTATATCTGCTGCACAAATAGGAAAGATACACAATCCTCAACTACATCCAATTTTAGATGAAAATAAG CCAGGGTCAAGTAATTTTCACACTACTCCagacaagaaaaggaagaagctcTTTGAAGCAGAGGAGAGATGGCAAAAAAAAGTTGATTCATGGAGGAGGCGGCAAAAAGAATCAtataaagaaaggaagaaatcaTTGCTGcatgaagatgaagaaactGTTCGTGTACCAAAACCTATGAAAGGGTTCGGACTCCCAAATATGCAAATGACTGTGTTCAATAGGAAAATTCCCTCCGAAGCCATTGGgcctccctttttctattttgaaaatgtgGCTTTGGCTCCTAAAGGTGTCTGGGATACCATATCTCGCTTCTTATATGACATACAGCCTGAGTTTGTTGACTCGGTGTATTTCTGTGCCGCTGCAAGAAAAAGAGGTTACATTCACAACCTTCCCATTCAGAACAGATTTCCTCTCCAGCCTATTCCACCACTTACAATTCAAGATACATTTCCATTGAGCAAGAAGTGGTGGCCTTCATGGGACAAGAGAACTAAATTTAACTGTTTAAACACTTGCACTGCCAGTGCAAAACTGACAGAGAGGATAAAAAAGGCCCTTGAAAGTTGGGATGGGGAGCCACATCCAAAGACCCAAAAGTACATTCTTTTTGAATGTAAAAAGTGGAATTTAGTTTGGGTTGGCAAGAACAGAGCTGCCCCTCTTGATCCAGAGGAGATAGAGGTGCTCATGGGATTCCCTAAGCACCATACACGAGGGGGTGGCACCAGTAGGACTGAGAGATTTAGATCTCTTGGAAATTCATTTCAG GTAGACACTGTTGCTTTCCATCTCTCGGTCCTGAAGAAGATGTTTCCACATGGTATTTCAgtactttctctcttttctggtATTGGGGGTGCCGAGGTAGCTTTGCATCGGCTTGGAATCCCTCTGAAGAATGTTGTGTCAGTAGAGATTTCAAATGTTAATAGGAACATTCTTCAGAGCTGGTGGGACCAAACAAATCAAAAAGGAAATCTGATCCATGTTGCAGATGTACAAAAGTTGAGCATTGATAGGTTGGAGGAGTTGATCAAATCACTTGGTGGGTTTGACCTTATAATTGGTGGGAGCCCGTGTAACAATCTTACTGGGAGCAATAGGGTGAGCAGAGATGGGCTTCAGGGTGAGCAGTCTATTTTGTTCTATGAATATTTTCGTGTGTTAAATGATGTTAAGTTTTTGATGGGTAAAGTTTAA
- the LOC122057409 gene encoding DNA (cytosine-5)-methyltransferase DRM2-like isoform X3, whose product MDDLDQLSDISSCLGDEVGGWEQETIEHLSDREKKFLQLMDMGFPIDDASSALEKCGPDTSIMELMDFISAAQIGKIHNPQLHPILDENKPGSSNFHTTPDKKRKKLFEAEERWQKKVDSWRRRQKESYKERKKSLLHEDEETVRVPKPMKGFGLPNMQMTVFNRKIPSEAIGPPFFYFENVALAPKGVWDTISRFLYDIQPEFVDSVYFCAAARKRGYIHNLPIQNRFPLQPIPPLTIQDTFPLSKKWWPSWDKRTKFNCLNTCTASAKLTERIKKALESWDGEPHPKTQKYILFECKKWNLVWVGKNRAAPLDPEEIEVLMGFPKHHTRGGGTSRTERFRSLGNSFQVDTVAFHLSVLKKMFPHGISVLSLFSGIGGAEVALHRLGIPLKNVVSVEISNVNRNILQSWWDQTNQKGNLIHVADVQKLSIDRLEELIKSLGGFDLIIGGSPCNNLTGSNRVSRDGLQGEQSILFYEYFRVLNDVKFLMGKV is encoded by the exons ATGGATGATCTTGACCAACTATCAGATATAAGTAGTTGTCTTGGAGATGAG GTTGGGGGGTGGGAGCAGGAAACCATAGAGCATTTATCTGACAGGGAGAAGAAATTCCTGCAGTTAATGGATATGGGCTTCCCAATAGATGATGCATCCTCAGCTTTGGAAAAATGTG GTCCAGATACCtcaattatggaactaatggaCTTTATATCTGCTGCACAAATAGGAAAGATACACAATCCTCAACTACATCCAATTTTAGATGAAAATAAG CCAGGGTCAAGTAATTTTCACACTACTCCagacaagaaaaggaagaagctcTTTGAAGCAGAGGAGAGATGGCAAAAAAAAGTTGATTCATGGAGGAGGCGGCAAAAAGAATCAtataaagaaaggaagaaatcaTTGCTGcatgaagatgaagaaactGTTCGTGTACCAAAACCTATGAAAGGGTTCGGACTCCCAAATATGCAAATGACTGTGTTCAATAGGAAAATTCCCTCCGAAGCCATTGGgcctccctttttctattttgaaaatgtgGCTTTGGCTCCTAAAGGTGTCTGGGATACCATATCTCGCTTCTTATATGACATACAGCCTGAGTTTGTTGACTCGGTGTATTTCTGTGCCGCTGCAAGAAAAAGAGGTTACATTCACAACCTTCCCATTCAGAACAGATTTCCTCTCCAGCCTATTCCACCACTTACAATTCAAGATACATTTCCATTGAGCAAGAAGTGGTGGCCTTCATGGGACAAGAGAACTAAATTTAACTGTTTAAACACTTGCACTGCCAGTGCAAAACTGACAGAGAGGATAAAAAAGGCCCTTGAAAGTTGGGATGGGGAGCCACATCCAAAGACCCAAAAGTACATTCTTTTTGAATGTAAAAAGTGGAATTTAGTTTGGGTTGGCAAGAACAGAGCTGCCCCTCTTGATCCAGAGGAGATAGAGGTGCTCATGGGATTCCCTAAGCACCATACACGAGGGGGTGGCACCAGTAGGACTGAGAGATTTAGATCTCTTGGAAATTCATTTCAG GTAGACACTGTTGCTTTCCATCTCTCGGTCCTGAAGAAGATGTTTCCACATGGTATTTCAgtactttctctcttttctggtATTGGGGGTGCCGAGGTAGCTTTGCATCGGCTTGGAATCCCTCTGAAGAATGTTGTGTCAGTAGAGATTTCAAATGTTAATAGGAACATTCTTCAGAGCTGGTGGGACCAAACAAATCAAAAAGGAAATCTGATCCATGTTGCAGATGTACAAAAGTTGAGCATTGATAGGTTGGAGGAGTTGATCAAATCACTTGGTGGGTTTGACCTTATAATTGGTGGGAGCCCGTGTAACAATCTTACTGGGAGCAATAGGGTGAGCAGAGATGGGCTTCAGGGTGAGCAGTCTATTTTGTTCTATGAATATTTTCGTGTGTTAAATGATGTTAAGTTTTTGATGGGTAAAGTTTAA
- the LOC122057409 gene encoding DNA (cytosine-5)-methyltransferase DRM2-like isoform X2, producing MDWNDSSKSSDSLQWIGEDEEEVNSNTVPFHSSSNFNTHEASTSAGPHSSLFSYFVGMGFSKNMVVKAIKENGEGNTNAILETLLTYSMIEKSPSECELIPYDTDSSESKMDDLDQLSDISSCLGDEETIEHLSDREKKFLQLMDMGFPIDDASSALEKCGPDTSIMELMDFISAAQIGKIHNPQLHPILDENKPGSSNFHTTPDKKRKKLFEAEERWQKKVDSWRRRQKESYKERKKSLLHEDEETVRVPKPMKGFGLPNMQMTVFNRKIPSEAIGPPFFYFENVALAPKGVWDTISRFLYDIQPEFVDSVYFCAAARKRGYIHNLPIQNRFPLQPIPPLTIQDTFPLSKKWWPSWDKRTKFNCLNTCTASAKLTERIKKALESWDGEPHPKTQKYILFECKKWNLVWVGKNRAAPLDPEEIEVLMGFPKHHTRGGGTSRTERFRSLGNSFQVDTVAFHLSVLKKMFPHGISVLSLFSGIGGAEVALHRLGIPLKNVVSVEISNVNRNILQSWWDQTNQKGNLIHVADVQKLSIDRLEELIKSLGGFDLIIGGSPCNNLTGSNRVSRDGLQGEQSILFYEYFRVLNDVKFLMGKV from the exons GACTGGAACGACAGCAGTAAATCAAGTGACAGTCTCCAATGGATTGgtgaagatgaagaggaagtCAACTCTAACACTGTTCCATTCCATTCATCTTCAAATTTTAATACTCATGAG GCAAGTACATCTGCAGGTCCTCACTCCAGTTTGTTCTCTTATTTTGTTGGAATGGGCTTCTCTAAAAACATGGTTGTTAAAGCTATCAAGGAGAATG GAGAAGGAAACACGAATGCTATACTGGAAACTCTTCTGACATACTCG ATGATTGAAAAATCTCCTTCTGAATGTGAACTTATACCATATGATACAGATTCTTCAGAAAGCAAAATGGATGATCTTGACCAACTATCAGATATAAGTAGTTGTCTTGGAGATGAG GAAACCATAGAGCATTTATCTGACAGGGAGAAGAAATTCCTGCAGTTAATGGATATGGGCTTCCCAATAGATGATGCATCCTCAGCTTTGGAAAAATGTG GTCCAGATACCtcaattatggaactaatggaCTTTATATCTGCTGCACAAATAGGAAAGATACACAATCCTCAACTACATCCAATTTTAGATGAAAATAAG CCAGGGTCAAGTAATTTTCACACTACTCCagacaagaaaaggaagaagctcTTTGAAGCAGAGGAGAGATGGCAAAAAAAAGTTGATTCATGGAGGAGGCGGCAAAAAGAATCAtataaagaaaggaagaaatcaTTGCTGcatgaagatgaagaaactGTTCGTGTACCAAAACCTATGAAAGGGTTCGGACTCCCAAATATGCAAATGACTGTGTTCAATAGGAAAATTCCCTCCGAAGCCATTGGgcctccctttttctattttgaaaatgtgGCTTTGGCTCCTAAAGGTGTCTGGGATACCATATCTCGCTTCTTATATGACATACAGCCTGAGTTTGTTGACTCGGTGTATTTCTGTGCCGCTGCAAGAAAAAGAGGTTACATTCACAACCTTCCCATTCAGAACAGATTTCCTCTCCAGCCTATTCCACCACTTACAATTCAAGATACATTTCCATTGAGCAAGAAGTGGTGGCCTTCATGGGACAAGAGAACTAAATTTAACTGTTTAAACACTTGCACTGCCAGTGCAAAACTGACAGAGAGGATAAAAAAGGCCCTTGAAAGTTGGGATGGGGAGCCACATCCAAAGACCCAAAAGTACATTCTTTTTGAATGTAAAAAGTGGAATTTAGTTTGGGTTGGCAAGAACAGAGCTGCCCCTCTTGATCCAGAGGAGATAGAGGTGCTCATGGGATTCCCTAAGCACCATACACGAGGGGGTGGCACCAGTAGGACTGAGAGATTTAGATCTCTTGGAAATTCATTTCAG GTAGACACTGTTGCTTTCCATCTCTCGGTCCTGAAGAAGATGTTTCCACATGGTATTTCAgtactttctctcttttctggtATTGGGGGTGCCGAGGTAGCTTTGCATCGGCTTGGAATCCCTCTGAAGAATGTTGTGTCAGTAGAGATTTCAAATGTTAATAGGAACATTCTTCAGAGCTGGTGGGACCAAACAAATCAAAAAGGAAATCTGATCCATGTTGCAGATGTACAAAAGTTGAGCATTGATAGGTTGGAGGAGTTGATCAAATCACTTGGTGGGTTTGACCTTATAATTGGTGGGAGCCCGTGTAACAATCTTACTGGGAGCAATAGGGTGAGCAGAGATGGGCTTCAGGGTGAGCAGTCTATTTTGTTCTATGAATATTTTCGTGTGTTAAATGATGTTAAGTTTTTGATGGGTAAAGTTTAA